A window of Garciella nitratireducens DSM 15102 contains these coding sequences:
- a CDS encoding ATPase, whose product MSVVKLLDQLEDLIYNGANVPFSSRIMIDPQEALNIIEDIRENLPDEIKQAKWIQEERKKILVEAQKEAETITQEAESYIRKMVDENEITKNAYEQAEEILQKAQQNAKEIRLGTNEYADSILAQLQKQLQELESTIDKNRKELKGFKRAE is encoded by the coding sequence ATGTCAGTCGTAAAATTATTAGATCAGTTGGAAGATTTAATATATAATGGGGCAAATGTTCCTTTTTCTAGTCGCATTATGATAGATCCTCAAGAAGCATTAAATATTATAGAAGATATTCGTGAAAATCTTCCTGATGAAATAAAACAAGCCAAATGGATTCAAGAAGAAAGAAAAAAAATATTAGTAGAAGCTCAAAAAGAAGCAGAAACAATTACTCAAGAAGCAGAAAGTTATATTAGAAAAATGGTAGATGAAAATGAAATAACTAAAAATGCATATGAACAAGCAGAAGAAATATTACAAAAAGCTCAGCAAAATGCAAAAGAGATAAGGTTAGGAACCAATGAATATGCAGATAGTATATTAGCTCAATTACAAAAACAATTGCAAGAGTTGGAATCTACCATTGATAAAAATCGTAAAGAATTAAAAGGATTTAAAAGAGCTGAATGA
- the coaD gene encoding pantetheine-phosphate adenylyltransferase, translating to MGICVYPGSFDPVTNGHLDIIQRASKTFDKVIVAVLHNPNKNPFFTVQERIGLLQETTGKMENVEIDSFSGLLIDFMKKKKANIIIKGLRQVSDFEYEFQMALMNKKLFPEVETMFMMTNSEYSYLSSSIVKEVAFFKGCIKGLVPEIVEEAILEKLKK from the coding sequence ATGGGAATTTGTGTTTATCCTGGAAGCTTTGATCCAGTTACAAATGGACATTTAGATATTATACAAAGAGCATCAAAAACTTTTGATAAGGTAATTGTTGCAGTTTTACATAATCCTAATAAAAATCCTTTTTTTACTGTACAAGAGAGAATAGGACTTTTACAAGAAACAACTGGAAAAATGGAGAATGTTGAAATTGATAGTTTTTCTGGACTATTAATTGATTTTATGAAGAAAAAAAAAGCAAATATTATTATAAAAGGCTTAAGACAAGTTTCAGATTTTGAATATGAATTTCAAATGGCATTAATGAATAAAAAATTATTTCCTGAAGTGGAAACTATGTTTATGATGACTAATAGTGAGTATTCCTATTTAAGTTCTAGTATTGTAAAGGAAGTAGCTTTTTTTAAGGGGTGTATAAAGGGACTTGTTCCTGAAATTGTAGAAGAAGCTATTTTAGAAAAATTAAAAAAGTAA
- the rsmD gene encoding 16S rRNA (guanine(966)-N(2))-methyltransferase RsmD, with product MRVITGSAKGRHLITTKGNRIRPTSERIKEALFSILGNKVVDSVFVDCFAGTGAIGIEALSRGAKKCYFIDNHPESLELIKKNLQITDLLNRSKIISKNIVSGIREISSYCQKIDIIFLDPPYLKGFIQPTLLEIININILHPSSLIIVEHSKKDFLKDQEGLYCLQQRIYGNTVLSFFMKEEN from the coding sequence ATGAGGGTTATAACAGGTAGTGCTAAGGGAAGACATTTAATTACTACTAAAGGGAATAGAATAAGACCAACATCTGAAAGAATTAAAGAAGCTCTTTTTAGTATATTAGGGAATAAAGTAGTGGATTCTGTTTTTGTAGACTGTTTTGCAGGAACGGGTGCTATTGGAATTGAAGCTTTAAGTAGAGGTGCAAAGAAATGCTATTTTATCGATAATCATCCTGAAAGTTTAGAACTTATTAAAAAAAATTTACAGATCACTGATTTACTGAATCGGTCTAAAATAATTTCTAAAAATATCGTTAGTGGAATTCGTGAAATTTCCTCCTATTGTCAAAAAATAGATATTATTTTTTTAGACCCACCTTATTTAAAAGGGTTTATTCAGCCAACACTATTAGAAATTATAAATATTAATATATTACATCCTTCTAGTTTAATTATTGTTGAACATAGTAAAAAGGATTTTCTAAAAGATCAAGAAGGATTATATTGTTTACAGCAGAGGATTTATGGGAATACAGTATTGTCTTTTTTTATGAAGGAGGAAAATTAA
- a CDS encoding alpha/beta-type small acid-soluble spore protein gives MANQNNTGRNRVLVPESKKGLDQFKLEVANELGIANYDTQDKGNLSSRQNGYVGGYMVKKMVEQYERSLSSK, from the coding sequence ATGGCAAATCAAAATAATACAGGAAGAAATAGAGTATTAGTACCTGAATCTAAAAAAGGTTTAGATCAATTTAAGCTTGAAGTGGCTAATGAATTAGGAATTGCTAACTATGATACTCAAGATAAGGGGAATTTATCTTCTAGACAAAATGGTTATGTTGGTGGATATATGGTAAAAAAAATGGTAGAACAATATGAAAGATCTTTGTCTAGTAAATAA
- the recG gene encoding ATP-dependent DNA helicase RecG yields MKLIDSIEKIKGIGPKKKKEFKKMGIETIEDLICFYPRTYQDRTKIKKISDCRDGEYTGIIAKVIGNGMNIRVNNRNLIITKVSIENNGVIGEAIWYNKPFMKNILKIGKKYYLYGKINKRFYRIQIVSPDYKIIEDQKFIEPEILPIYSTTSYLNQKEIRRYVRFTLDEMKGNIQEYLPDIIRKKYRLCEINFALENIHFPKDKEHYKIAKKRLIFDEFFSIQMALFLIKEQNKQQEKGIILKSTLELEKFIQQLPFQLTNAQNRVVEEIKKDFISGKIMNRLVQGDVGSGKTIIAAISLFIAYLNGYQGAMMAPTEILAIQHYVTLEKLYKNFGIRMLLLTGNMKPSEKKESIKKIRKGEVDIVIGTHAIIQENIEFFKLGLVITDEQHRFGVKQRAQLSNKGKNPHIMIMTATPIPRTLSFILYGDLDISIIDELPPGRKKVKTYQISSNLEEKLYSFVKEQIQMGRQAYIVCPLIEESENMEAYSITTLAQKLKKKYFCTEKIELIHGKMKNTQKQEIMQQFKQGNIDILLSTTIIEVGVDVPNASIMVIQNAERFGLAQLHQLRGRIGRGNSQSYCFLVTNKNNEIVNKRMKTMTDTNDGFIIAEKDLMMRGPGDFLGVRQHGLPEFKIANIFRDMNILKMTQKACKEVYEMKEKSTLEEYILKKFEKKLDQVILN; encoded by the coding sequence ATGAAATTGATAGATTCTATAGAAAAAATTAAAGGAATAGGTCCTAAAAAAAAGAAAGAATTCAAAAAAATGGGTATAGAAACCATTGAAGATCTTATATGTTTTTATCCACGAACTTATCAGGACCGAACTAAAATAAAAAAAATTTCTGATTGTAGAGATGGGGAATACACTGGAATTATTGCAAAAGTAATAGGAAATGGAATGAATATACGAGTAAATAATAGAAATTTAATTATTACTAAAGTAAGTATTGAGAATAATGGTGTAATTGGAGAAGCCATTTGGTATAATAAACCTTTTATGAAAAATATTTTAAAGATAGGAAAAAAATATTATTTATATGGTAAAATTAATAAACGTTTTTATCGCATTCAGATAGTATCACCAGATTATAAGATTATAGAAGATCAAAAATTTATAGAACCAGAAATTTTACCTATTTATTCTACAACTTCCTATTTAAATCAAAAAGAAATCAGAAGATATGTAAGATTTACTTTAGATGAGATGAAAGGTAATATTCAAGAATATTTACCTGATATTATTAGAAAAAAGTATAGACTATGTGAAATAAATTTTGCTTTAGAAAATATTCATTTTCCTAAAGACAAGGAACATTATAAAATTGCAAAAAAAAGGCTTATTTTTGATGAATTTTTTTCCATTCAAATGGCGTTATTTCTTATTAAAGAACAAAATAAACAGCAAGAAAAAGGAATTATTTTGAAATCAACACTTGAGTTAGAAAAATTTATCCAACAATTACCTTTTCAATTAACTAATGCACAAAATAGAGTGGTAGAAGAGATAAAAAAGGACTTTATCTCAGGAAAAATAATGAATAGACTTGTTCAGGGAGATGTTGGATCTGGAAAGACAATCATTGCTGCTATCAGTTTATTTATTGCTTATTTAAATGGATATCAGGGAGCTATGATGGCTCCTACAGAAATATTAGCAATTCAACATTATGTTACATTAGAAAAGCTATATAAAAATTTTGGTATTCGTATGCTTTTATTAACAGGTAATATGAAGCCAAGTGAAAAAAAGGAATCCATAAAAAAAATTAGAAAGGGAGAAGTAGATATTGTTATTGGTACCCACGCTATTATTCAAGAAAATATTGAATTTTTTAAGCTAGGATTGGTTATTACTGATGAACAGCATAGATTTGGAGTAAAGCAAAGAGCACAGTTAAGTAATAAAGGTAAAAATCCTCATATTATGATTATGACAGCAACTCCTATTCCAAGAACACTGTCTTTTATATTATACGGGGATCTCGATATATCTATTATAGATGAATTACCACCTGGTAGAAAAAAGGTAAAAACTTATCAGATTAGTAGTAATTTAGAAGAAAAATTATATTCTTTTGTAAAAGAACAAATTCAAATGGGAAGACAAGCATATATTGTATGTCCTCTTATAGAAGAATCTGAGAATATGGAAGCTTATTCTATAACAACGTTAGCACAAAAATTGAAAAAAAAATATTTTTGTACAGAAAAAATAGAATTGATTCATGGGAAAATGAAAAATACTCAGAAACAAGAAATTATGCAACAATTTAAACAAGGAAATATTGATATTCTTTTATCAACAACCATTATTGAGGTAGGTGTGGATGTTCCTAATGCTAGTATTATGGTAATTCAAAATGCCGAAAGATTTGGATTGGCTCAATTGCATCAGCTACGTGGAAGAATAGGAAGAGGCAATTCTCAGTCTTATTGTTTTTTAGTAACTAATAAAAACAATGAAATTGTTAACAAACGCATGAAAACAATGACCGATACTAATGATGGTTTTATTATTGCAGAGAAAGATTTAATGATGAGAGGTCCAGGAGACTTTTTAGGTGTTCGTCAACATGGGTTACCTGAGTTTAAAATTGCTAATATATTTCGAGATATGAATATATTAAAAATGACCCAAAAAGCATGTAAAGAAGTTTATGAGATGAAAGAAAAGTCAACATTAGAGGAATATATTTTAAAAAAATTTGAGAAAAAATTGGATCAAGTAATTTTAAATTAA
- a CDS encoding DAK2 domain-containing protein yields MIFFAAQNLQNNKEFVNNLNVFPVPDGDTGTNMALTIQFAVKEISNINTNELSKIIDTGANGSLMGARGNSGVILSQLFRGFAKECKNKEILKLKDFAQALQSGTDMAYKAVMKPTEGTILTITREVSKFAVENVEKFQSLETFLEKIIEYGNNVLSETPNMLSVLKEAGVVDAGGKGFMYILEGAYKAFFEENFKESERFSYSIINEFKKKNSKTNSSSNIKFGYCTEFMIIAKKVSTDIIKSYLSKMGDSLLVVGDDNKIKVHIHTNHPGKVIEYALQIGELINIKIDNMREQHRNQFDFKEERMRSIEEKNYGFITVATGKGIIEIFKDLGVDSIIQGGQTMNPSTEDFIKEINKIHAKHIYILPNNSNIFMAANQAKEISNKNVYIIPTKTIPQGISALLAFNPENNSIDNYKNMKDTIKKVKTGQVTFAVRDTQVNNLKINKNDIIGIYDGNIITVGKDINEVAIQLIQEMLEDDDELITIFTGEGVSKKHREFIQEKIEDHFSQLDIEIHEGGQPLYYYIISVE; encoded by the coding sequence ATGATTTTTTTTGCTGCTCAAAATCTTCAAAACAATAAAGAATTTGTTAATAATTTAAATGTTTTTCCTGTGCCAGATGGAGATACTGGGACTAATATGGCTTTAACCATACAATTCGCAGTAAAAGAAATATCAAATATAAATACAAATGAGCTATCTAAAATTATAGATACTGGAGCTAACGGGTCTCTAATGGGGGCAAGAGGAAATTCAGGAGTAATTTTATCTCAACTTTTTAGGGGATTTGCAAAAGAATGTAAAAATAAAGAAATTTTAAAATTAAAAGATTTTGCTCAAGCATTGCAATCAGGAACAGACATGGCTTATAAAGCAGTAATGAAGCCTACAGAAGGTACAATTTTAACGATTACTCGAGAAGTATCAAAATTTGCTGTAGAAAATGTAGAAAAATTCCAGTCATTAGAAACTTTTTTAGAAAAAATTATAGAATATGGAAATAACGTATTATCTGAGACTCCTAATATGTTATCAGTTTTAAAAGAAGCGGGAGTTGTTGATGCTGGTGGAAAAGGATTTATGTATATCCTTGAAGGTGCTTATAAGGCTTTTTTTGAAGAAAATTTTAAAGAAAGTGAAAGATTTTCATATAGTATTATAAATGAATTTAAAAAGAAAAATTCTAAAACAAATTCCAGTTCGAATATTAAATTTGGATATTGTACAGAATTTATGATTATTGCTAAAAAAGTTTCTACAGATATTATAAAATCTTATTTATCTAAGATGGGAGATTCTTTATTAGTGGTGGGGGATGATAATAAAATAAAGGTTCATATTCATACAAATCATCCTGGAAAAGTAATTGAATATGCATTACAAATAGGAGAATTAATAAATATAAAAATAGATAATATGAGGGAACAACATAGAAATCAATTTGATTTTAAGGAAGAAAGAATGAGATCTATAGAAGAAAAAAATTATGGATTTATTACTGTTGCAACAGGAAAAGGAATTATAGAGATTTTTAAAGACTTAGGTGTAGATAGTATTATTCAAGGTGGCCAAACTATGAATCCTAGTACAGAAGATTTTATAAAGGAAATTAACAAAATTCATGCTAAGCATATTTATATATTACCTAATAATAGTAATATATTTATGGCTGCCAATCAAGCAAAAGAGATATCTAATAAAAATGTTTATATTATTCCAACAAAAACCATTCCACAAGGGATTTCTGCATTATTAGCATTTAATCCTGAAAATAATTCTATAGATAATTATAAAAATATGAAAGATACTATAAAAAAAGTAAAAACTGGTCAAGTGACTTTTGCTGTAAGGGATACGCAAGTGAATAATTTAAAAATAAATAAAAATGATATTATTGGAATTTATGATGGGAATATTATTACTGTTGGCAAGGATATTAATGAAGTAGCAATTCAGTTAATTCAAGAAATGTTAGAAGATGATGATGAATTAATTACTATTTTTACCGGAGAAGGTGTTTCTAAAAAGCATAGAGAATTTATACAAGAAAAGATAGAAGATCATTTTTCACAACTTGATATCGAAATACATGAAGGGGGACAACCTTTATATTATTATATTATTTCTGTAGAATAA
- a CDS encoding Asp23/Gls24 family envelope stress response protein — protein sequence MPGKIHNKLGTIYISEDLLANIAGLAAMECYGLVGMASKKGRDGIVELLKRENLSKGVKVVENEGKLIINLFVIIEFGIKISVVAENIIDKVKYTVEHLTGLKVQKVIVNVESVRV from the coding sequence TTGCCTGGGAAAATACATAATAAATTAGGTACAATATATATTTCAGAAGATTTACTTGCAAATATTGCAGGACTTGCTGCTATGGAATGTTATGGATTAGTAGGTATGGCGTCAAAAAAAGGAAGGGATGGAATTGTAGAATTATTAAAAAGAGAAAATCTCAGTAAAGGCGTAAAAGTTGTAGAGAATGAAGGCAAACTAATTATTAATTTGTTTGTAATTATAGAGTTCGGAATTAAAATTTCAGTGGTTGCAGAGAACATTATTGATAAGGTAAAATATACTGTGGAGCATTTGACAGGTTTGAAAGTTCAAAAAGTAATTGTAAATGTAGAAAGTGTTAGAGTTTAA
- the rpmB gene encoding 50S ribosomal protein L28 — MARECYICKKGAVSGNQISHSTKHTKRVWKPNLKTVKANINGTPKRITVCTRCLRSGKVERAI, encoded by the coding sequence ATGGCAAGAGAATGTTATATATGTAAAAAAGGAGCAGTTTCTGGTAATCAAATAAGCCACTCCACTAAACATACAAAAAGAGTTTGGAAACCAAATCTTAAAACAGTAAAAGCAAATATTAATGGTACACCTAAAAGAATTACAGTATGTACAAGGTGTTTACGTTCTGGTAAAGTTGAAAGAGCAATTTAG